The Nicotiana tabacum cultivar K326 chromosome 14, ASM71507v2, whole genome shotgun sequence genome contains a region encoding:
- the LOC142168845 gene encoding uncharacterized protein LOC142168845 translates to MLQSLVKFRKPSMQNVPHKWPDLINMMKQYTPKLKYTKVLWEFPDQGWIKVNTDGASKGNPGRSSFGYVLRNEEGNVVYACGKEIQEGTNIEAEVRAILEALKYCVDNEYILTDLHTDSMLVNNVIQGVWTTPWTVAAEVEEINELMESCNGKLSHALR, encoded by the coding sequence ATGCTTCAATCACTGGTGAAATTTAGAAAACCAAGCATGCAGAATGTCCCACACAAATGGCCAGATTTAATAAACATGATGAAGCAGTATACTCCTAAGTTGAAGTACACTAAAGTTCTATGGGAATTTCCTGATCAGGGCTGGATAAAAGTGAATACAGATGGTGCATCGAAAGGAAACCCAGGAAGGAGCTCATTTGGTTATGTTCTGAGAAATGAGGAGGGGAATGTTGTCTATGCATGTGGCAAAGAAATCCAAGAAGGAACAAATATAGAAGCTGAAGTGAGGGCCATCTTGGAAGCTTTGAAGTATTGTGTGGACAATGAATACATACTCACTGATCTACATACAGATTCGATGTTGGTCAATAATGTGATACAAGGGGTGTGGACTACACCATGGACAGTTGCAGCAGAAGTGGAGGAGATAAACGAATTAATGGAAAGCTGTAATGGGAAGTTATCACACGCACTTAGATAA